A single region of the Sorghum bicolor cultivar BTx623 chromosome 7, Sorghum_bicolor_NCBIv3, whole genome shotgun sequence genome encodes:
- the LOC8080904 gene encoding uncharacterized protein LOC8080904 isoform X1 has product MDGSKYRSKGYAMANAGRKLPYVFLLLVALAAGVLSIVVLQKVREQRVFAGRLQERDRQLVSVRILLQKEKAINKEMKRKVEEMKATTSSLRTQKIDQKTKLKGLETTVANLKKTQKDLEAALAEKDNRINQMEEAATNLKKARKQLEATLTEKDRHIKHMEEKTKIATNTQKELEAALSEKNSRIRQMEEKATGSNADQMAALMEILQRKEAELEEIKTRFQDFKKPERAEVNSKSTPMQMNNTSTTPNAVLVTKATNSSSVALPIKSDEKRSANSTAVGNAKPEEKRSANSTAVGNAKPEEKRSANSTAVGNAKPEEKRSANSTAVGIAKPEEKRSANTTVAESKRTIQRSLEEKPVKSTTSMEDDGIQGNLNDFDDDIDFDDIYGESHSKKSGSPRRNKMDGIGQSENSLDQDSDRVRYNRLLEKEHKTKKNNAQGTLEKISKDNSIGASHTESKKAVEGMTGAAGVKPNIKIAVNSDEAKQQNSKQKRKRSKSKNKKMADIAVANVGGAFAKQRTPDGTSVSK; this is encoded by the exons ATGGATGGGAGCAAGTACAGATCAAAGGGCTATGCAATGGCCAATGCCGGCAGGAAGCTCCCCTACGTTTTCCTGCTGCTGGTGGCCCTTGCAGCCGGCGTGCTGAGCATCGTTGTCCTGCAGAAGGTGAGGGAGCAGCGCGTCTTTGCTGGGCGTCTCCAGGAACGTGACCGGCAGCTTGTCTCCGTTCGGATCCTTCTCCAG AAAGAGAAGGCAATTAACAAAGAGATGAAGAGGAAGGTGGAAGAAATGAAAGCAACAACATCTTCACTTAGAACTCAGAAGATAGACCAGAAAACCAAACTCAAGGGACTGGAAACCACAGTTGCAAATCTTAAGAAGACTCAAAAAGATCTGGAAGCAGCTCTCGCAGAAAAAGATAACCGCATCAATCAAATGGAAGAGGCAGCCACAAATCTCAAGAAGGCTAGAAAACAACTGGAGGCAACTCTCACGGAGAAAGACAGACACATCAAACACATGGAAGAGAAGACCAAAATTGCTACCAACACTCAAAAAGAGTTGGAAGCAGCTCTCTCGGAGAAAAACAGCCGCATCAGACAAATGGAAGAGAAAGCCACAGGTTCAAACGCTGACCAGATGGCAGCTCTGATGGAAATCCTGCAACGGAAGGAGGCCGAACTCGAAGAGATCAAGACCAGGTTCCAAGATTTCAAGAAACCAGAAAGAGCTGAGGTGAATAGCAAGAGCACTCCTATGCAGATGAACAATACAAGCACAACACCAAACGCCGTGCTAGTAACAAAGGCTACGAACTCAAGCAGTGTGGCTCTTCCCATCAAATCTGATGAAAAGAGATCTGCCAATTCCACAGCAGTAGGAAATGCCAAACCTGAAGAAAAGAGATCTGCCAATTCCACAGCAGTAGGAAATGCCAAACCTGAAGAAAAGAGATCTGCCAATTCCACAGCAGTAGGAAATGCCAAACCTGAAGAAAAGAGATCTGCCAATTCCACAGCAGTAGGAATTGCCAAACCTGAAGAAAAGAGATCTGCCAATACCACAGTAGCAGAAAGTAAGCGCACAATACAGAGATCTTTGGAAGAAAAGCCGGTGAAGTCCACAACTAGTATGGAAGATGATGGCATACAAGGAAACTTAAATGATTTTGATGAcgatatagattttgatgatatTTATGGAGAAAGTCATTCAAAAAAATCTGGATCTCCTCGGAGGAACAAAATGGATGGCATTGGACAGTCTGAGAACTCCCTAGATCAGGACAGTGATAGGGTCCGATATAATAGACTGCTGGAGAAGGAACACAAAACCAAGAAGAACAACGCTCAGGGTACCTTGGAGAAGATCTCCAAAGATAACTCAATTGGTGCCAGCCATACTGAATCCAAAAAGGCAGTGGAAGGGATGACCGGTGCTGCTGGTGTGAAGCCTAACATTAAGATAGCAGTAAACAGCGATGAGGCAAAGCAGCAAAACAGCAAGCAGAAAAGGAAAAGGTCTAAGTCCAAAAACAAGAAGATGGCCGATATTGCAGTTGCTAATGTTGGTGGTGCATTCGCTAAACAAAGGACACCGGATGGCACATCTGTCTCAAAGTAA
- the LOC8080904 gene encoding uncharacterized protein LOC8080904 isoform X2: MDGSKYRSKGYAMANAGRKLPYVFLLLVALAAGVLSIVVLQKVREQRVFAGRLQERDRQLVSVRILLQKEKAINKEMKRKVEEMKATTSSLRTQKIDQKTKLKGLETTVANLKKTQKDLEAALAEKDNRINQMEEAATNLKKARKQLEATLTEKDRHIKHMEEKTKIATNTQKELEAALSEKNSRIRQMEEKATGSNADQMAALMEILQRKEAELEEIKTRFQDFKKPERAEVNSKSTPMQMNNTSTTPNAVLVTKATNSSSVALPIKSDEKRSANSTAVGNAKPEEKRSANSTAVGNAKPEEKRSANSTAVGIAKPEEKRSANTTVAESKRTIQRSLEEKPVKSTTSMEDDGIQGNLNDFDDDIDFDDIYGESHSKKSGSPRRNKMDGIGQSENSLDQDSDRVRYNRLLEKEHKTKKNNAQGTLEKISKDNSIGASHTESKKAVEGMTGAAGVKPNIKIAVNSDEAKQQNSKQKRKRSKSKNKKMADIAVANVGGAFAKQRTPDGTSVSK; this comes from the exons ATGGATGGGAGCAAGTACAGATCAAAGGGCTATGCAATGGCCAATGCCGGCAGGAAGCTCCCCTACGTTTTCCTGCTGCTGGTGGCCCTTGCAGCCGGCGTGCTGAGCATCGTTGTCCTGCAGAAGGTGAGGGAGCAGCGCGTCTTTGCTGGGCGTCTCCAGGAACGTGACCGGCAGCTTGTCTCCGTTCGGATCCTTCTCCAG AAAGAGAAGGCAATTAACAAAGAGATGAAGAGGAAGGTGGAAGAAATGAAAGCAACAACATCTTCACTTAGAACTCAGAAGATAGACCAGAAAACCAAACTCAAGGGACTGGAAACCACAGTTGCAAATCTTAAGAAGACTCAAAAAGATCTGGAAGCAGCTCTCGCAGAAAAAGATAACCGCATCAATCAAATGGAAGAGGCAGCCACAAATCTCAAGAAGGCTAGAAAACAACTGGAGGCAACTCTCACGGAGAAAGACAGACACATCAAACACATGGAAGAGAAGACCAAAATTGCTACCAACACTCAAAAAGAGTTGGAAGCAGCTCTCTCGGAGAAAAACAGCCGCATCAGACAAATGGAAGAGAAAGCCACAGGTTCAAACGCTGACCAGATGGCAGCTCTGATGGAAATCCTGCAACGGAAGGAGGCCGAACTCGAAGAGATCAAGACCAGGTTCCAAGATTTCAAGAAACCAGAAAGAGCTGAGGTGAATAGCAAGAGCACTCCTATGCAGATGAACAATACAAGCACAACACCAAACGCCGTGCTAGTAACAAAGGCTACGAACTCAAGCAGTGTGGCTCTTCCCATCAAATCTGATGAAAAGAG ATCTGCCAATTCCACAGCAGTAGGAAATGCCAAACCTGAAGAAAAGAGATCTGCCAATTCCACAGCAGTAGGAAATGCCAAACCTGAAGAAAAGAGATCTGCCAATTCCACAGCAGTAGGAATTGCCAAACCTGAAGAAAAGAGATCTGCCAATACCACAGTAGCAGAAAGTAAGCGCACAATACAGAGATCTTTGGAAGAAAAGCCGGTGAAGTCCACAACTAGTATGGAAGATGATGGCATACAAGGAAACTTAAATGATTTTGATGAcgatatagattttgatgatatTTATGGAGAAAGTCATTCAAAAAAATCTGGATCTCCTCGGAGGAACAAAATGGATGGCATTGGACAGTCTGAGAACTCCCTAGATCAGGACAGTGATAGGGTCCGATATAATAGACTGCTGGAGAAGGAACACAAAACCAAGAAGAACAACGCTCAGGGTACCTTGGAGAAGATCTCCAAAGATAACTCAATTGGTGCCAGCCATACTGAATCCAAAAAGGCAGTGGAAGGGATGACCGGTGCTGCTGGTGTGAAGCCTAACATTAAGATAGCAGTAAACAGCGATGAGGCAAAGCAGCAAAACAGCAAGCAGAAAAGGAAAAGGTCTAAGTCCAAAAACAAGAAGATGGCCGATATTGCAGTTGCTAATGTTGGTGGTGCATTCGCTAAACAAAGGACACCGGATGGCACATCTGTCTCAAAGTAA